Proteins found in one Lepeophtheirus salmonis chromosome 9, UVic_Lsal_1.4, whole genome shotgun sequence genomic segment:
- the LOC121124276 gene encoding kanadaptin, which yields MDSTNEDEFKAPLRSGPPVIKEGPIADLNYEEPEWSGTPPSDSKLKYELEVLKNGVIIETYPLTGKNFFVLGRLPTVDISQEHPSLSRHHAIIQFRPGAGFFLFDLESAHGTFHNKRRVIPRTFIPLRVGHSIKLGGSSRLLLLKGPDEDSEPEGSMEAVKELLQKKKLEKLEEKENPEGISWGMREDAVDDNDVNPFATEEEGPPLDLDDPKKTLKNWFEREGYELDYKVEEKGHSNFLCSVDIPTDTGEPLIAEVKAGKKKEAIIQCALEACKLLDRRGILRASSASSKRKSTSKNWEEMDYYDSDDDEFLDRTGNIQEKRIKRMKLAKKSQDTVETYDSLKKKLATVEIEKSKVQTELEKSKASIGADDMDDYVNSLNGGAVDKHTINKLKTKFNELKRESLRLDKLIELTKPSNMVSSVSKPSEKKVFSGGVMIGKRFGGGIFGKTRMIPKLSPKVDEKAKVESKEKIADKNEAQKEDAKSEPLENSFEPTEKPPKSLEKEKFSNKDSENPNASIDRKNEEIKSKSIPSHSSEPAVEEPQKVLEKIQPKKKKREESNKKDPKKQTLPDICDEGKIEGNYSSSLSDPKYATWVPPDNQTGDGRTSLNDKFGY from the coding sequence atGGACAGCACGAATGAGGATGAATTTAAGGCACCTTTGAGGAGTGGTCCACCCGTAATAAAAGAAGGACCTATTGCAGACTTGAATTATGAGGAGCCGGAATGGAGTGGAACCCCACCTTCAGACTCCAAGTTGAAGTATGAGTTAGAAGTTCTTAAAAACGGAGTGATCATTGAGACTTATCCACTCACCGGGAAAAACTTCTTCGTTCTCGGTCGACTGCCTACGGTTGACATATCCCAGGAGCATCCCTCCCTCTCTCGACATCATGCTATTATACAGTTTCGACCTGGAGCTGGCTTCTTCCTCTTCGACCTTGAATCAGCCCATGGAACATTTCATAACAAGCGCCGTGTCATTCCGCGGACGTTCATTCCACTGCGTGTGGGTCATAGCATCAAATTGGGGGGATCATCACGCTTGCTCCTATTAAAGGGCCCAGATGAAGACTCAGAGCCTGAGGGCTCCATGGAGGCTGTTAAAGAGCTTCTCCAGAAGAAAAAGTTAGagaaattagaagaaaaagagaatCCAGAAGGGATTTCTTGGGGAATGCGTGAAGATGCAGTTGACgataatgatgtaaatccctTCGCAACTGAGGAAGAAGGACCTCCTTTGGATCTAGATGACCctaaaaagactttaaaaaattggtttGAGCGAGAAGGGTACGAACTAGATTACAAAGTTGAAGAAAAAGGTCATTCCAATTTTCTCTGTTCCGTGGATATACCTACGGATACTGGGGAGCCCCTTATTGCCGAGGTGAAAGCAgggaaaaagaaagaagccATTATACAATGCGCTCTAGAAGCTTGTAAGTTATTAGATCGCCGAGGAATATTAAGGGCTTCATCTGCAAGTTCTAAGAGGAAGAGTACTTCAAAAAATTGGGAAGAAATGGACTATTATGACAGTGATGATGATGAATTTCTTGATAGGACTGGAAATATCCAAGAAAAGCGCATAAAACGTATGAAGTTAGCTAAAAAATCTCAGGACACAGTTGAAACTTACgattccttgaaaaaaaaacttgcaactGTAGAAATTGAAAAGTCAAAAGTTCAGACAGAGTTAGAAAAGTCCAAAGCAAGTATTGGAGCGGATGACATGGATGACTATGTTAATAGTCTAAATGGCGGGGCTGTTGACAAACATACAATCAATAAACTAAAGACCAAATTTAATGAATTGAAGAGAGAGTCTTTGAgattagataaattaattgaattaacaaagcCCTCGAATATGGTTTCCTCCGTTTCAAAACCATCTGAGAAAAAAGTTTTCTCTGGTGGGGTGATGATTGGTAAAAGGTTTGGAGGCGGTATTTTTGGTAAAACTCGCATGATACCTAAACTCTCTCCCAAAGTTGACGAAAAGGCAAAAGtagaaagtaaagaaaaaattgccGATAAAAATGAAGCTCAAAAAGAGGATGCGAAAAGTGAGCCTCTTGAAAATAGCTTTGAACCCACTGAAAAACCTCCTAAatctttagaaaaagaaaaattttcaaataaagactCAGAGAATCCAAACGCATCAATAGacagaaaaaatgaagaaataaaatcaaaatcgaTACCTTCTCATTCTTCAGAGCCAGCAGTAGAGGAACCCCAAAAAgtcttggaaaaaattcaacctaaaaagaagaaaagagaggaaAGTAACAAAAAAGATCCAAAGAAACAAACTCTTCCAGATATTTGTGATGAAGGTAAAATTGAGGGAAATTACTCTAGCAGTTTGTCAGATCCCAAATATGCAACTTGGGTACCCCCAGACAACCAAACAGGGGATGGACGTACAAGTCTAAATGACAAATTCGGATATTAA
- the Fis1 gene encoding mitochondrial fission 1 protein, which translates to MGRRDMEKILLEDTVSTEDLKKFETRYHEEQAALGTPKISTQFDYAWCLVKSKYPADIRRGIFILEQLYKNEDVSDKKDLLYYLAIGNARIKEYNVALKFIRGLLQVQPDNRQAKELESVIKKKMEREGLVGAALVGGTVLAFGGLVGLGIAMACKKN; encoded by the exons ATGGGAAGAAGAGACATGGAGAAGATTTTATTAGAAGACACCGTTTCCACCGAGGACTTGAAAAAGTTTGAGACTCGCTATCATGAAGAACAGGCTGCACTTGGAACACCCAAAATCTCCACACAATTTGACTACGCCTGGTGCCTCGTCAAATCTAAATACCCTGCGGATATCCGAAGAGGGATATTCATTTTAGAACAACTTTACAAG AATGAAGATGTCAGTGATAAAAAGGATTTGCTCTACTACTTAGCCATTGGAAACGCTCGAATCAAAGAATATAATGTAGCTTTAAAATTTATACGAGGACTCTTGCAGGTTCAACCCGATAATAGACAGGCAAAGGAATTAGAGTCCGTTATTAAGAAGAAAATGGAAAGAGAAGGCCTTGTCGGAGCAGCTCTGGTAGGAGGAACTGTACTCGCCTTTGGAGGTCTTGTGGGTTTAGGAATTGCCATggcatgcaaaaaaaattaa
- the Nt5a gene encoding LOW QUALITY PROTEIN: 5'-nucleotidase domain-containing protein 1 (The sequence of the model RefSeq protein was modified relative to this genomic sequence to represent the inferred CDS: deleted 2 bases in 2 codons): MPGSKRTCCIDDYDCIGFDLDHTLCRYNIGPMVRLEYDLLAEFLVTKKGYDPAIRRQTFDHDRDFICKGLTLDCERGNLLRLGQDGFILAACHGMKKLSDTNIEKIYGRCRRKHVGRDYTSHLVEFGPQNMCAFSPMLHNFMDYFDIAAPLLCARIVEIIDLINNGGKPMEEYNFWPDVQEGLRDMFTRTQFAADRGGYFPEVKANPEKYILKRRPEFRDWLKMLRQNGKFLYVITGSHYDFASHVASYALGEDWKELFDIVIFFARKPSFFCRNRPFWRLDGAKEIESFRGWEDLETGEYYSQGNWRALNEFFEYCTEWEPSTSLYFGDNVLQDILAPKKFTSTVDCIAVSEELLAEGMVSCSSLIHPHSEDITSPIWGSYFFYPDSRLKKNQFVTEAATNFFKKSSAVNEYSGCGRKSAAAEEVKRAITLRRVSSLKNPADISDAAMGLGPSPHSEPVSRGVSPEPKEQSNVSKSIPKGTARINTLWGTFIRDYAKMCIPDIDVLIDYPIDFRFPAFGRDKKGNLYSGFFPNNPSSLHSSIPNS, encoded by the exons ATGCCTGGATCCAAAAGAACTTGTTGTATTGATGACTATGATTGTATTGGATTTGACTTGGATCATACACTCTGTCGATATAATATCGGACCCATGGTACGGTTAGAATATGATCTTCTGGCCGAGTTTTTAGTGACGAAGAAAG gttaTGATCCAGCCATTAGAAGACAGACGTTTGATCATGATAGAGACTTTATTTGTAAAGGATTAACACTCGATTGTGAAAGAGGAAATCTCTTACGACTGGGTCAAGATGGCTTCATTTTGGCGGCTTGTCATGGAATGAAGAAACTCTCTGATAcaaatattgagaaaatataCGGACGATGTCGTCGGAAACATGTTGGAAGGGATTACACATCACATTTGGTGGAG tttggacCACAAAATATGTGTGCATTCAGTCCAATGCTTCACAATTTCATGGATTATTTTGATATCGCAGCACCCCTTCTATGCGCAAGGATTGTCGAAATTATCGATCTCATAAATAATGGTGGAAAGCCTATGGAAGAGTATAACTTTTGGCCAGATGTTCAAGAAGGCCTCCGAGATATGTTTACAAGAACGCAATTTGCAGCAGACCGAGGAGGATATTTTCCTGAAGTCAAAGCAAATCCAGAAAAATACATCCTTAAAAGACGGCCTGAGTTTCGGGACTGGTTAAAAATGTTACGGCAAAACGGAAAGTTCCTTTATGTCATCACTGGAAGTCATTATGATTTTGCAAGTCATGTGGCAAGCTATGCCCTGGGAGAAGACTGGAAAGAGCTCTTTgacattgtcattttttttgcaagaaagccttcttttttttgtagaaac CGTCCGTTCTGGCGCTTGGACGGAGCAAAAGAAATAGAATCCTTTCGTGGATGGGAGGATCTTGAAACGGGGGAATATTATTCCCAAGGGAATTGGAGAGCTCTAAATGAGTTTTTCGAATATTGTACAGAGTGGGAACCCTCAACATCTCTCTATTTTGGGGACAACGTTCTTCAAGATATATTGGCTCCTAAA AAGTTCACCTCAACTGTAGATTGTATAGCTGTTTCAGAAGAATTATTAGCTGAAGGCATGGTGAGTTGTTCATCACTGATTCACCCGCATTCAGAAGATATAACCTCACCCATATGGGGAAGCTATTTCTTCTATCCCGATTCCAGACTGAAGAAGAACCAGTTTGTAACTGAAGCAGCCacgaatttctttaaaaagtctTCAGCAGTAAATGAATACAGTGGTTGTGGAAGAAAGAGTGCTGCAGCTGAAGAAGTCAAAAGAGCCATTACTCTTCGGCGAGTTTCTTCGCTCAAGAATCCAGCAGATATATCAGATGCAGCCATGGGTTTAGGTCCCTCCCCCCATTCTGAGCCGGTCTCAAGAGGGGTTTCTCCAGAGCCAAAGGAACAGAGTAATGTATCTAAATCTATTCCAAAAGGAACCGCACGCATCAATACACTTTGGGGAACGTTTATCAGAGATTATGCAAAAATGTGCATTCCAGATATTGATGTACTCATCGATTATCCAATTGATTTTAGATTTCCTGCATTTGGACGAGACAAGAAAGGAAATCTTTACTCtggattttttccaaataatccATCTTCACTTCATTCATCTATTCCAAACTCATGA
- the LOC121124440 gene encoding uncharacterized protein yields MKTIGILSVLLFIVCVSSFPQNRDSPVSYSKQPDGFFQYVNVPAPNEYEFGWNRGNAKDYISRYEQSKNNKFRSRVRWGNENAGYGEHYYEYNHVQEPTYEEPIYQEESVPVYSVPTYVPTSS; encoded by the exons ATGAAGACCATTGGAATATTATCG GTTCTTTTATTCATCGTATGCGTATCTTCCTTCCCACAAAACAGGGATAGTCCTGTATCCTACTCCAAACAACCTGATGGTTTCTTTCAATATGTAAACGTTCCTGCTCCCAATGAATATGAATTTGGATGGAACCGAGGGAATGCCAAGGATTACATATCTCGTTATGAACAAAGCAAGAATAACAAATTCAGATCACGG GTTCGATGGGGAAATGAAAATGCGGGCTATGGAGAGCATTACTACGAATACAATCATGTACAAGAACCAACTTATGAGGAGCCCATCTATCAAGAAGAAAGCGTTCCTGTTTACTCCGTACCTACCTACGTTCCAACTTCTTCGTAA